CTGGCGAGGTTGGCTCTTCGACCATGCCGCACAAGGTCAATCCCATTGACTTTGAAAACAGCGAGGGCAATCTCGGCATCGCCAATGCCCTGTTGGAGCACATGGCCCGCAAGCTGCCCATTTCCCGGCTTCAGCGGGATCTCACCGATTCGACCGTCATCCGCAACATGGGGGTCGCCTTCGGTTACTGTCTCACGGCGTATCAGGCGACGCTGAAGGGTCTCGGAAAGGTTCGCCTCAACCCCGTTCGGATGGCTGAGGACCTCGACGCCGCTTGGGAGGTGATGGCCGAGCCGATCCAGACCGTCATGCGCAAGCACGGGCTGTCCAACCCCTATGAACGGCTCAAGGAGCTGACCCGCGGCCGCGCGATTGATGCGGCGGGTGTGGAGGCCTTCATCCGCACACTGGAGATTCCGGAGGCGGAGAAGCAGCGACTGCTGGCGCTCACCCCGGCTACCTACACCGGTATCGCGCCGCAACTGGCCGATCACGTCCGCCTGTGATTGCATCGGCCCAGGCAGTGAGCACCGCTGATCGGACGCCGCACGCCTACAAATTCTGATTGTAGTAATCGTGTATCCGCTTGCCGCAGCCGAAGGTCTCGGCGATCAGGGCGGCGCGGATCCACATGCCGTTGCGCATCTGACGCCAGTACATGGCGCGCGGGTCAGAATCCACGCAGACGGCGATCTCGCTTCGGCGCGGCAGCGGGTGCATGATGATGCCCGCCGGCTTCAGCAGCTTCAGCTCGTCGGCGCCGAAGGTGAACCGGGAGATGTCAACGGCCACGCTCTCCCCCTTGTCGTGATCCCACTCGTCCTGGATGCGCGTCATGTAGATGGCGTCGGCCTCGGGAATCGCCGCGTGGAAGTCGTCGGTCAGATGGAAGGCAACCTTCTTGGCTTCGAGCGCCTGGACAATGTCCCCGCCGATTTGCAGCGGCTGCGGCGCGACAAAGATCTGCCGGATGTTGGGATACTGCGTGAGCAGGAGCGAGAGCGAGCGAACCGTGCGGCCGCGGGCGAGATCGCCGACGAACACCACCGTGCGGTCGCGCAGGCCGCCGTTGCGCTCAAAGCTGCGCAACAGCGTGTAGATGTCGAGCAGCGCCTGAGTCGGATGCTGATCCTTGCCGGACCCGGCGTTGATGAGCGGCAGCGGGCGGTCGGAGTTGGACAGCGACCAGGCCATCCGCTCGGCCAGCCCCTTCTCGGGCGAGCGCATGATGATCAGGTCAAAATACGAGCTGAACGTCCGGACGGAATCCTCCTTGGACTCGCCCTTGAATTCGGACGACGTGGCCATGTCGCGCACCTCGCCCGTCTGCACGCCGAGGATCTGGCAGGCCGAGAGGAACGAGAGGAAGGTTCGCGAGCTCGGCTGGGAGAAATAAATCATGGCCCGCTTGTGACAGATCAGATCCTGCAGAAAAAGCGTGCCGCTGCGCGTCTTGGCGATCTGCCGGATGGCGGTGGCCAGCGCGGCCAGCCGGCTGAGCAGGGCCACATCAAACTGCTGCGCAAAAAGGGTGTGGAACGGCGCGCCGTCGGGCTGCATCAGGAACGGCGTCTTCTCCGCAACAGGCAGCGCGCTGAAGGTTTCCCAGCTTACATCAAACATTCTCTTGTGCATGTCAACCTCCGTGGGTCAGGGCCGAAACAAACAAGGCCTTCATGGTGTGCATCCGGTTCTCAGCCTCATCAAAAACACGGGAGTAAGGCGCTTCGAACACCTCGTCGGTCACTTCCAATGCGCCGCAGTCGCGGGTCATGTCGGTCTGCGTGTTATGGAAAGCCGGCAGACAGTGCAGGAAGATGAACTCGCTTTCGGGAACCCCTGTGGCCCGGACGAGTTCGCTGTTCACCTGATACGGGCTGAGCAGCCGGAGGCGGGTTTCTTTCTGAGCCTCCTCGCCCATGGAGACCCAGACGTCGGTGTAGATGACGTTGCAGCCCCTGACGCCTGCCACCGGATCGGCGATGACCGCGACGGTTGAGCCGTGGACGGCGGCCATGGCGCGCGCGGCGGCGACCCGTGTGGCTGCGGGTGCCAGCTCCGGCGGCGTGCAATTCACATAATGGATGCCCGCCTTGGCGCAGCCATTCATCAGCGAATTGGCCACATTGTTGCGCCCGTCGCCCACATAGGCCAGCTTCAGCCCCCGGAGCGCGCCGAATTTCTGCTTCATCGTCATCAGATCGGCCAAAATCTGCGTCGGATGCGCCTCGTCGGTCAGGCCGTTCCATACGGGGACGCCGGAAAAGCGCGCCAGCGTTTCGACGGTTTTCTGCGAGAACCCCCGGAACAGGATGCCGTCAAACATTCGCCCCAGCACCCGTGCCGTGTCGGACACGCTCTCCTTGCCGCCCAGATGGATGTCGTTGCTGGTCAGGTATTCGGCGGCGCCCCCCTCGTCGCGGATGGCGCAGGAAGCCGCGTTGCGGGTGCGTGTCGAGCTCTTCTCGAAAATCAGCGCCACCTGCCTGCGATTGAGCAGATCACCGCGTGTTCCGCCATCGCGCCGGGCCTTGAGCGCCAGCGACAAGTCAATGAGCGAAGTCATTTCCCCGTCCGACAAATCGGAAATCTTCAGCAACGAACGGCCCCGAAGCGACGGATTCCAAAGCAGGCTCATAGCGGTCCAATCCAAATAGGGTGATTCATAGGCGGGGAGTTTACCATTTTCAAAGGGCCTTGCACCAGAAACAAAGATCATGCGAGAACCGTCATTTTTTAGCCGCCTATTTTTCTGAATTTTTTTCTTGCCTCTCTCTGCAGAACAGAGTACAGTCCAACAAAGTTGTAAGTTATTTTTTCAGACAGCATGCGTTTAGTGTGCGTGTCGAGTGTGGATGACTCTCAAAGGTGCCTTTCATGACTCCGTCCTTTCGCGAACCGATCCGTATCGGCATT
This window of the Lentisphaerota bacterium genome carries:
- a CDS encoding aspartate carbamoyltransferase, whose translation is MQPDGAPFHTLFAQQFDVALLSRLAALATAIRQIAKTRSGTLFLQDLICHKRAMIYFSQPSSRTFLSFLSACQILGVQTGEVRDMATSSEFKGESKEDSVRTFSSYFDLIIMRSPEKGLAERMAWSLSNSDRPLPLINAGSGKDQHPTQALLDIYTLLRSFERNGGLRDRTVVFVGDLARGRTVRSLSLLLTQYPNIRQIFVAPQPLQIGGDIVQALEAKKVAFHLTDDFHAAIPEADAIYMTRIQDEWDHDKGESVAVDISRFTFGADELKLLKPAGIIMHPLPRRSEIAVCVDSDPRAMYWRQMRNGMWIRAALIAETFGCGKRIHDYYNQNL
- the argF gene encoding ornithine carbamoyltransferase, whose translation is MSLLWNPSLRGRSLLKISDLSDGEMTSLIDLSLALKARRDGGTRGDLLNRRQVALIFEKSSTRTRNAASCAIRDEGGAAEYLTSNDIHLGGKESVSDTARVLGRMFDGILFRGFSQKTVETLARFSGVPVWNGLTDEAHPTQILADLMTMKQKFGALRGLKLAYVGDGRNNVANSLMNGCAKAGIHYVNCTPPELAPAATRVAAARAMAAVHGSTVAVIADPVAGVRGCNVIYTDVWVSMGEEAQKETRLRLLSPYQVNSELVRATGVPESEFIFLHCLPAFHNTQTDMTRDCGALEVTDEVFEAPYSRVFDEAENRMHTMKALFVSALTHGG